From Cercospora beticola chromosome 6, complete sequence, a single genomic window includes:
- a CDS encoding uncharacterized protein (CAZy:GH13~SMCOG1257:Alpha-glucosidase~antiSMASH:Cluster_3) yields MSAPPRPTSPAPLPSALPPPPPLPWHHTAVIYHLYPSSFFCPPGSPTQHTGSIRGIIQKIPYLKSLGIDAIWLGACHLSSGIDNGYDVVDYRRIDPQYGTVADLEELIWKLKEVGVGVIMDMVVNHTSWEHKWFEESKRKVNGKGDWYFWRKSSSERVVKRLQEDGTEVEEVMRLPPNNWASIFGGSAWEYDEVRKKWFLHIFSEGQPDLNWNCVHVRKAIYEEMRFWVEKGVVGFRLDVINLISKMEHLERQNVRTVGEGEEEVDMLDPRPAYEYYCNGDRVHEFLREMRREVFGVEEKNGGGADGKSKILLGEVIVTSEPGAVREYILPERKELDMLYQYDIFDLDSLQANGKFSSPDPPLTQKQLMHMLKKTIAHWQRELSYQRTEGGCGTIWLESHDTARSVSRFGGNIVNKSDENRRKYRYKVAKMLALLECTLGGTLFIYQGQELGMMNLRDDVSISEYPDVETKKAREDEYAKRKRDTIAAAQLGPEKNRTHELEIDMSDFEAQLRLKARDHARMPLPWVPASEAQPHAGFSSAPRETKMWSPMNTDTQECNIADQERNHDSVLKFWRKLIRFRKERASTVVVGDFEPVEATIGDEAIPVFAYWRKANDDGFEIGDAMLEDDRDLLVVINMTAEQDVPFKLPIGYICSGCRSEDGHGRDVMFDPVVTTAEARWQDADGWLKSGQEINLGAFEGVVFACQ; encoded by the coding sequence ATGTCCGCGCCACCACGACCCACTTCCCCCGCTCCCCTTCCCTCTGCTctaccaccacctccaccactgcCCTGGCACCATACCGCTGTCATCTACCACCTCTAcccctcctccttcttctgccCTCCCGGCTCTCCCACTCAGCATACTGGCTCAATTCGTGGCATAATCCAGAAGATCCCATACCTCAAGTCCCTCGGCATCGACGCAATCTGGCTAGGTGCATGCCATCTCTCCTCCGGAATTGACAATGGCTATGATGTCGTCGATTACCGCCGAATTGATCCGCAGTATGGCACCGTGGCGGATCTGGAAGAGCTAATCTGGAAGTTGAAAGAAGTGGGAGTTGGAGTCATTATGGATATGGTTGTTAATCATACTAGTTGGGAACATAAGTGGTTTGAGGAAAGTAAAAGGAAAGTGAATGGGAAGGGGGATTGGTACTTCTGGCGTAAGTCGAGTTCGGAGAGGGTTGTGAAAAGACTCCAGGAAGATGGAACGGAAGTTGAGGAAGTCATGCGATTGCCGCCGAATAATTGGGCTTCGATTTTTGGAGGTTCGGCGTGGGAGTATGATGAAGTGAGAAAAAAGTGGTTTCTGCATATTTTTAGTGAAGGGCAGCCGGATTTGAATTGGAACTGTGTGCATGTGAGGAAGGCGATTTATGAGGAGATGAGGTTCTGGGTTGAGAAGGGGGTTGTGGGTTTTAGATTGGATGTCATCAATTTGATTTCGAAAATGGAGCATCTGGAGAGGCAGAATGTGAGGacagtaggagaaggagaggaggaggtcgaCATGCTGGATCCGAGGCCGGCGTATGAGTACTATTGTAATGGGGACAGGGTGCATGAGTTCTTGAGGGAGATGAGGAGGGAGGTCTTTGGggtggaagagaagaatggGGGCGGAGCAGATGGAAAGAGCAAAATCTTACTGGGAGAAGTGATTGTGACTTCTGAGCCGGGAGCTGTTCGGGAATACATTCTGCCCGAAAGGAAAGAGCTGGACATGCTCTACCAATACGACATCTTCGACCTCGACTCCCTTCAGGCGAACGGCAAATTCTCTTCTCCGGATCCACCTTTGACACAGAAGCAGCTCATGCATATGTTGAAGAAGACAATCGCTCATTGGCAGCGAGAGCTCAGCTACCAGCGGACCGAAGGTGGCTGCGGGACGATTTGGCTTGAGAGCCATGACACTGCGCGGTCCGTTTCCAGGTTCGGTGGCAACATCGTCAACAAGAGCGACGAGAACAGGAGAAAGTACAGGTATAAGGTGGCAAAGATGCTGGCTCTGCTGGAGTGTACGCTGGGAGGGACCTTGTTCATCTACCAAGGCCAGGAACTCGGCATGATGAACTTGCGAGACGATGTCAGTATCTCGGAGTATCCAGATGtcgagacgaagaaggcaagagaGGATGAGTATGCTAAAAGAAAGCGTGACACTATTGCTGCCGCTCAACTTGGTCCGGAGAAGAATCGAACGCACGAGCTTGAGATCGATATGTCCGACTTTGAAGCCCAGCTCCGCCTCAAAGCCCGCGATCACGCAAGAATGCCTCTTCCTTGGGTGCCTGCTTCAGAAGCGCAACCTCACGCTGGATTCTCCAGTGCACCAAGGGAGACCAAGATGTGGAGTCCAATGAACACGGATACGCAAGAGTGTAACATTGCCGACCAGGAGCGCAACCACGATAGTGTGCTGAAGTTCTGGAGGAAGCTGATTCGGTTCAGAAAGGAAAGAGCAAGCACTGTGGTGGTTGGTGATTTCGAGCCCGTCGAAGCGACGATTGGAGATGAGGCAATACCGGTTTTTGCGTATTGGAGAAAAGCGAACGATGACGGATTCGAGATTGGCGACGCTATGCTAGAGGACGATAGGGACTTGTTGGTCGTGATCAATATGACTGCTGAACAAGATGTGCCTTTCAAGCTGCCGATAGGATACATCTGCTCGGGATGCAGGAGCGAGGATGGTCACGGGCGAGACGTCATGTTCGATCCTGTGGTGACAACAGCCGAGGCCAGGTGGCAAGATGCTGACGGATGGTTGAAAAGCGGACAGGAGATCAACCTTGGCGCATTCGAGGGAGTGGTCTTTGCGTGCCAATGA
- a CDS encoding uncharacterized protein (antiSMASH:Cluster_3) — protein MHFIATIQLLLSVSVFGHLLLLSNVWDKLSSLTSKETSGVYSDLDLPSTCGKSSCLSLMPNVAAYRNVHESLRANYRVLQSWASTHNELDKYFFLQLLYLGPLPNPELLDFNSLQLGDQLERGAFRLVRGLANLRDQVAQLTVDLGETQADEALKGHYWFTCKTTHLGSKDGLETSARGLRRSHQTLHATASRMSDILQSLADLRNGLRALNALIQHEYDFQANARGGLSGFGTRLLTSKDMTLVSLHSLVEIREIMAESLSPTSVLVQKHSRKAFEAFRLDFQHEETKLYTLLSSLPSMERAAALKKTLCRFQRVL, from the coding sequence ATGCACTTCATCGCCACAATTCAGCTCTTGCTGTCAGTCTCCGTCTTCGGACACTTGCTTCTGCTCAGCAACGTTTGGGACAAGCTCAGCTCTCTTACGTCCAAGGAAACAAGTGGCGTCTATTCTGATCTGGATCTACCTTCGACTTGCGGCAAAAGCTCTTGCTTGAGCTTGATGCCAAATGTCGCTGCTTATCGAAATGTCCATGAAAGTCTGCGCGCCAATTACCGAGTCCTTCAAAGCTGGGCCAGTACACATAATGAACTCGATAAGTATTTCTTCTTGCAGCTGCTATACTTGGGTCCGCTGCCTAATCCTGAGCTCCTTGATTTCAACAGTCTTCAGCTCGGCGACCAGCTTGAGAGGGGAGCATTTCGTTTGGTTCGTGGTTTGGCAAATCTCAGGGACCAGGTGGCTCAGCTTACCGTCGATCTTGGTGAGACCCAAGCCGATGAGGCACTCAAAGGACACTACTGGTTCACATGCAAGACCACGCACCTCGGTTCCAAAGACGGTCTCGAGACATCTGCCAGAGGCCTTCGAAGGAGCCACCAGACTTTGCACGCGACTGCGTCGCGAATGTCTGACATTTTACAGTCTCTTGCAGACCTCCGCAATGGTCTGCGTGCCTTGAACGCCTTGATTCAACATGAATACGACTTCCAAGCCAATGCAAGAGGTGGGCTTAGCGGGTTTGGTACCAGATTGCTCACCAGCAAAGACATGACGTTGGTCAGTCTGCACAGTCTCGTGGAGATTCGTGAGATCATGGCCGAAAGTCTTTCGCCCACTTCGGTGCTAGTGCAAAAGCACAGCCGCAAGGCGTTTGAGGCTTTCAGACTTGATTTCCAGCACGAAGAAACGAAGCTGTACACTTTATTGAGCAGCTTACCGTCTATGGAACGCGCAgctgcgctgaagaagactctctgTCGGTTTCAGCGCGTGCTCTGA
- a CDS encoding uncharacterized protein (antiSMASH:Cluster_3) encodes MIYNEKGHNPAHQGSFRHRSFEFRDLILVACAAVAGTLASLLLFSFLYSWLWPSAFIPDLPFNTLKTWIQNDDYVESADWAKKWNALMPHDMGFVEVPDPSRYGLIGGFPLNSTFVTDADGHRLKSHPGSKAEAYCLSVMHQLHCLTIIKEQFEKYRNGAIDSTIDHHTPHCFDYLRQAVMCSADMSLERASLDDQGNIELAVDGWGNQHKCRSWEAVQAFAARHGITTGRGGSKLEGFEHMHEVHW; translated from the exons ATGATCTACAATGAGAAAGGCCACAATCCAGCACATCAGGGCTCATTTCGACATCGCAGCTTCGAGTTCCGTGATTTGATTCTGGTGGcttgtgctgctgttgctggaacGCTCGCCTCCCTTCTGCTGTTTTCTTTTCTCTATTCATGGCTGTGGCCTTCCGCTTTCATACCGGATT TGCCTTTCAACACGCTCAAGACCTGGATACAGAATGATGACTACGTTGAGTCAGCAGATTGGGCGAAGAAATGGAATGCGCTGATGCCAC ATGATATGGGCTTCGTCGAAGTTCCAGATCCTTCACGGTACGGGCTTATAG GAGGCTTCCCATTGAACAGTACGTTCGTGACCGACGCAGATGGCCACCGCTTGAAGAGTCATCCTGGATCGAAGGCCGAAGCATACTGCCTGTCAGTCATGCACCAATTGCACTGCCTC ACCATCATCAAGGAGCAATTCGAGAAATACAGGAACGGAGCAATAGACTCCACGATAGATCACCATACTCCGCATTGCTTCGACTACTTGCGACAAGCCGTCATGTGCTCCGCGGACATGTCACTCGAACGAGCGAGTCTTGATGATCAGGGAAATATAGAACTGGCTGTGGATGGGTGGGGCAATCAGCATAAGTGTCGAAGTTGGGAGGCCGTTCAGGCATTTGCGGCAAGACATGGAATTACGACAGGGAGAGGTGGTTCGAAGTTGGAGGGTTTTGAGCATATGCACGAGGTGCATTGGTGA
- a CDS encoding uncharacterized protein (antiSMASH:Cluster_3~BUSCO:EOG092650VI): protein MATNGRPTPPPSDQPTATAATKAITDPEVPLTSAQDDGTSKRPRDARLIHAVLSNYGITNYQERVPLQLLDFAYRYTSGILSDSLRLASEGYTNAAPAAGRGRGAATDEGDKITVTSLRQAIAARQGYTFQGALPKEFLLGQAMERNRIALPPLSQGYGVQLPPEKYCLTGIGWNMKDEWDSEVEEDERLARTGTGAAGVGMERSASQRKSAAPPVEEDETMGGVDEDEEGAGRMEDVFGEDEGGDVKMGQD from the coding sequence ATGGCCACCAACGGCCGCCCAACACCTCCGCCTTCAGATCAAcccacagccacagcagcaacaaaaGCCATCACAGACCCCGAGGTCCCGCTCACATCTGCGCAAGACGATGGAACATCAAAACGCCCACGCGATGCGCGCCTAATCCACGCAGTTCTTTCCAACTACGGCATAACAAATTACCAAGAACGCGTACCGCTCCAACTCCTCGACTTCGCCTACCGCTACACATCAGGAATCCTCTCCGACTCCCTCCGTCTCGCAAGCGAAGGCTACACAaatgcagcaccagcagctggTAGAGGTCGAGGCGCTGCTACAGACGAGGGAGATAAGATCACCGTGACGAGTCTGCGACAAGCGATTGCTGCGCGACAAGGGTATACTTTTCAAGGTGCACTGCCGAAAGAGTTCCTGCTTGGACAAGCGATGGAGAGGAATCGCATTGCCTTGCCGCCTTTGAGTCAGGGATATGGAGTGCAGTTGCCGCCAGAGAAGTATTGCTTGACGGGCATTGGGTGGAATATGAAGGATGAGTGGGACAGTGAggttgaagaggatgagaggTTGGCAAGGACCGGGACAGGAGCTGCTGGCGTGGGAATGGAGAGAAGTGCCAGTCAGAGGAAGAGTGCGGCACCGCCcgtggaagaggacgagacGATGGGCGGggtcgatgaggacgaggaaggcgCGGGGAGAATGGAAGATGTGTTCGGGGAAGATGAGGGAGGGGATGTGAAGATGGGACAGGATTGA
- a CDS encoding uncharacterized protein (antiSMASH:Cluster_3), with amino-acid sequence MSLLTSSEFLTYQLRLAYLQAGDGIGERLINLNPAVLNNPAFRTAGWVPDVNAIKRCYSPPIPTGTSADISSEYFQRPRRPTRGQAEEEDGNEGGGMVTGQPGSEDTIGAAGLHDHRKREKRRRREALEDDDSSDLSDDSDEDEKGPAQSIKFSKMPIRHRAKSSPPREPSALKADIENDGPALMITSPSRPPETNFSRLRSGSMGQVEAVKQRARRDTTTSSEMSSENDTVGAPKKFKRKIPSRPGKGPSVLALEDDIEEEEADGQSDLDDDDDIDVGEASDLSDEFEGTAESPSMLGFPKASDDLSRSPLKPPPDIMPAVSAGSSSPKKTKEPLPRLPRLPSGPRPLSMLPQPVSMISMALKGNASGSADKPFQRFADLSGKGEASPLWIKIYAPFSDKPTKPVEVPLRRTKDDRPVTVAELIGLALWRYTEEGYKPELKPEECNINWWTLRIVDDEEIDLDFPALGRTRPAIDFTSNNNRPPNRRARDKPWDEFGLVKATKDQFKENEALTPQIGDTAPPPLPTPKLEAQNPMQRPTAQRTATETSLTLKQQPTFNARPNPITGPSFGPNTLRKDTSTQLADMPQREERQNAAKIGAPRTVTITHMNPATMASRVDKYETTTDSYIAEVFEQACARLGLEKALYNLKVHGTQTVAPPDRTVEALNERLHLDLVPRRFQGPDGILLGLSGSPGSSSPNAPLELTPANATPGQQKKKSKFTLHPLAAQQKSELNHTTSILNMQTEGKRYNVLRKQPLSFAATHPRTLIITPEYMTIMPAAPDSLAAPTGKVTNVPMTSVIGAKVSRKHPKMVRILVYREKETKRYDFEAANHREAEEIVADVRRGMEVFGQGAFMD; translated from the coding sequence ATGTCTTTGCTAACGAGCTCCGAGTTCCTCACGTACCAGCTGCGACTGGCTTACCTCCAAGCGGGTGATGGCATCGGCGAGAGGCTCATCAATCTCAACCCCGCCGTACTGAACAATCCCGCCTTTCGCACTGCAGGATGGGTGCCCGACGTCAATGCTATCAAGAGGTGCTACAGCCCACCCATTCCCACAGGCACCTCCGCCGACATCAGTAGCGAGTACTTCCAGCGCCCGCGTCGGCCCACGCGAGGTCaggccgaggaagaagatggcaacGAGGGCGGTGGAATGGTCACGGGTCAACCAGGCAGTGAGGACACTATTGGCGCAGCAGGACTGCATGACCACAGGAAACGCGAGAAGAGACGTCGAAGAGAGGCACTGGAAGACGATGATAGTTCGGATCTGAGTGATGacagcgatgaggacgagaaggGACCAGCACAGAGTATCAAGTTCTCCAAAATGCCTATTCGCCATCGTGCCAAATCATCACCTCCCAGAGAGCCCAGCGCACTCAAGGCAGACATCGAGAACGACGGTCCTGCGCTCATGATCACGAGTCCTTCCAGACCGCCCGAGACCAACTTCAGCAGACTACGCAGTGGCAGCATGGGCCAGGTGGAAGCTGTCAAGCAAAGAGCGCGGAGAGACACCACAACCAGCTCAGAAATGTCAAGCGAGAACGATACTGTCGGTGCACCGAAGAAGTTCAAGAGAAAGATACCGAGCAGGCCAGGAAAAGGTCCGAGTGTGCTGGCATTGGAGGACGAcatcgaagaggaggaagcggaCGGACAGTCTGActtggacgatgacgacgatatCGACGTCGGCGAGGCGTCTGACCTCAGCGACGAGTTCGAAGGTACTGCAGAATCGCCATCTATGTTAGGTTTCCCCAAAGCAAGCGATGACCTGTCGAGATCACCTCTCAAGCCTCCTCCAGACATCATGCCAGCTGTCAGTGCCGGCAGCTCGtcaccgaagaagacgaaagagCCGCTACCCAGGCTTCCACGATTGCCATCTGGACCGAGACCGCTCAGCATGCTACCCCAGCCTGTGTCGATGATCAGCATGGCATTGAAGGGCAACGCAAGTGGGTCTGCGGACAAGCCCTTTCAGCGCTTTGCAGATCTTTCTGGCAAGGGCGAGGCCAGTCCGCTCTGGATCAAAATCTATGCTCCATTCTCAGATAAGCCAACGAAGCCAGTCGAAGTGCCACTTCGCCGTACGAAAGATGATAGGCCTGTCACAGTAGCAGAACTGATCGGTCTTGCGCTGTGGAGATATACTGAGGAAGGCTACAAACCAGAGCTGAAGCCGGAAGAGTGTAACATCAACTGGTGGACGTTGAGAATtgtcgatgacgaggagataGATCTCGACTTCCCAGCTCTGGGCCGCACACGACCAGCCATTGACTTCACATCCAACAACAACCGCCCTCCAAATCGCAGAGCACGCGACAAGCCATGGGATGAATTTGGTTTGGTGAAAGCCACGAAAGACCAGTTCAAAGAGAACGAAGCTCTGACTCCTCAAATCGGCGACACGGCGCCTCCGCCTCTACCTACCCCAAAGCTTGAGGCGCAGAACCCTATGCAGCGACCTACTGCACAGCGCACCGCGACCGAGACATCACTGACACTGAAGCAACAGCCCACGTTCAACGCACGTCCCAATCCGATCACCGGTCCATCGTTCGGTCCAAATACGCTCCGCAAGGACACCTCCACTCAGTTGGCAGATATGCCTCAGCGAGAGGAGCGGCAAAACGCGGCCAAGATTGGTGCTCCTCGCACAGTGACCATTACTCACATGAATCCCGCTACCATGGCATCTCGTGTGGACAAATACGAAACCACCACTGATAGCTATATTGCTGAAGTGTTTGAGCAAGCATGTGCGCGACTTGGTCTGGAGAAGGCGCTGTACAATCTGAAGGTACACGGCACGCAGACAGTCGCTCCTCCAGATCGCACAGTCGAAGCTCTGAATGAGCGACTTCATCTCGATTTGGTCCCTCGTCGTTTCCAAGGTCCGGACGGCATCCTCCTTGGACTGTCAGGTTCACCAGGCAGCTCATCGCCCAACGCTCCGCTCGAACTCACGCCCGCTAATGCCACTCCCGGGCAGCaaaagaagaaaagcaagTTCACACTGCACCCGCTGGCGGCACAACAAAAGTCGGAGCTTAACCATACAACATCGATCCTCAACATGCAGACCGAAGGCAAGCGATACAATGTACTGCGCAAGCAACCGCTGTCGTTCGCTGCTACGCATCCGCGTACATTGATCATTACCCCAGAATACATGACGATCATGCCGGCCGCGCCTGATTCGCTCGCAGCACCAACTGGAAAGGTCACGAACGTGCCTATGACTAGCGTCATTGGTGCCAAAGTCAGTAGAAAGCACCCCAAGATGGTGCGCATCCTGGTCTACCGAGAGAAGGAGACCAAGCGCTACGACTTTGAAGCTGCGAATCATCGCGAGGCGGAAGAGATTGTGGCTGACGTGAGACGGGGCATGGAGGTGTTTGGGCAGGGCGCTTTCATGGACTAG
- a CDS encoding uncharacterized protein (antiSMASH:Cluster_3), with translation MALLVNYSDSEDGSANESPAPAPKVTPAAKPAFQKAAPGKLQVSLPSLKPEPGQNGEDGTDGRPAKRARTGGAFSGFNALLPVPKKPATATLKKGVNLKTSSEAAFSRNPLPQRTDDEETYTAPDLNDVGEAKTEQKKDDAPPEPKLVGKATRFLPLSVSNKKKKKPLPKIPTDDMTKLKTNGASAQSVAASDDIPAVAEPSKPKPKKSLFSVTQEEDDIPPEASTNEYESVTASHSQVNSQIPSQPTHAAPPAPSNPNSLEAVAADMNLTAAQRRQLFGRNAKEVNVRHFDLDAQYAENERARAAGEVVEHRAVKAVAPGKHSLQQLVNNAQTQQDALKDKWAEGKRARGEGGSKYGWSTG, from the coding sequence ATGGCGTTACTGGTGAACTACTCCGACAGCGAGGACGGATCCGCGAACGAGAGTCCAGCCCCAGCACCGAAAGTGACGCCCGCGGCGAAGCCAGCATTCCAGAAAGCAGCACCAGGAAAACTACAGGTCAGCCTGCCGAGCCTGAAGCCAGAGCCAGGACAGAATGGCGAGGACGGGACAGATGGTCGTCCAGCGAAAAGAGCGAGGACAGGTGGTGCATTCAGTGGCTTCAATGCGCTTCTCCCAGTGCCAAAGAAACCTGCCACAGCAACACTGAAGAAGGGCGTGAACTTGAAGACAAGCAGCGAGGCGGCATTCAGTCGCAACCCGCTTCCACAACGAacagacgatgaggagacaTACACGGCACCAGATCTCAACGATGTTGGAGAGGCAAAGacagagcagaagaaggatgacGCTCCACCTGAGCCGAAACTCGTAGGCAAGGCTACAAGATTCCTACCTCTGAGCGTatcgaacaagaagaagaaaaagccgCTGCCCAAGATACCTACCGATGACATGACGAAGCTCAAAACGAACGGCGCGTCTGCGCAATCCGTCGCTGCATCCGACGACATTCCTGCGGTAGCCGAGCCATCCAAGCCAAAGCCTAAGAAGTCATTATTTTCCGTCAcgcaggaagaagatgatatCCCACCCGAGGCCAGCACAAACGAATACGAATCAGTGACCGCGTCGCATTCACAAGTCAATTCGCAAATACCATCACAACCTACGCATGCAGCACCACCGGCTCCAAGCAACCCAAACTCTCTGGAAGCAGTAGCAGCGGACATGAACCTCACAGCAGCTCAAAGACGCCAGCTTTTCGGTCGCAACGCCAAAGAGGTCAATGTGAGACACTTCGATCTGGATGCACAGTACGCTGAGAACGAGCGGGCAAGGGCAGCGGGTGAAGTGGTTGAGCATCGGGCTGTCAAGGCGGTGGCGCCGGGTAAGCACAGCCTGCAGCAGTTGGTAAATAATGCGCAAACGCAGCAGGATGCGCTGAAGGACAAGTGGGCGGAGGGAAAGAGGGCTCGTGGAGAAGGTGGGAGTAAGTATGGGTGGAGTACGGGATGA
- a CDS encoding uncharacterized protein (antiSMASH:Cluster_3), whose translation MMVRKTHTKSRRGCLVCKRRHVKCDETKPRCAPCTRLDLDCTWPNPRGIGTGTEGSNNASPTPSPGWSSNIPNTPDTIQGNSDPPDLAIPDLKLLHFWTLNTSLTCTSPSTLHTYQSTLVDLGFQFPYLLRGLLALSALHRAIIYPSERSHNLLKSSEHYDAAISAYLHVIQNPDPATCAPIFALSGILHMHQLGMAQIQKPEDPIQAICGWIQVVRGVRAMIRPHWQRLISSEVAPIIARAQGRGKVDRSIRTEVMQLMDMIDEAKIEDPEVEQSYRKAVQELNTVFLEVEDFGERNPQDAVGLLMNWLASGVDERFVELLNGREQCTLVLMAYFAVLFHVKETSWFMRGWPKWTLECVESQLDQDLWKWIEWPRKMIRGGSGAMDAVT comes from the exons ATGATGGTACGAAAGACGCACACCAAGTCCCGACGAGGCTGTTTGGTGTGCAAGCGACGACACGTTAAATGTGACGAGACGAAGCCGCGGTGTGCGCCGT GCACCCGTTTAGACCTCGATTGCACATGGCCAAACCCGCGCGGAATAGGAACAGGAACAGAAGGAAGCAACAATGCCTCCCCAACACCCTCACCAGGCTGGTCATCAAACATACCCAACACACCCGATACCATTCAAGGCAACAGCGATCCACCAGACCTCGCAATACCAGACCTCAAACTCCTCCACTTCTGGACCCTCAACACCTCCCTAACCTGCACCTCCCCCTCAACCCTCCACACCTACCAATCCACCCTCGTAGACCTAGGCTTCCAATTCCCCTACCTCCTCCGGggcctcctcgccctctccgCCCTGCACCGCGCAATAATCTACCCCTCCGAACGCAGTCACAATCTCCTCAAATCCTCCGAACACTACGACGCCGCAATTTCAGCTTATTTGCATGTAATCCAAAACCCCGATCCAGCAACTTGCGCTCCGATTTTTGCTTTAAGTGGGATTTTACATATGCATCAGTTGGGTATGGCGCAGATTCAGAAACCTGAGGATCCGATTCAGGCGATTTGTGGTTGGATTCAGGTCGTGAGGGGGGTGAGAGCTATGATTCGACCGCATTGGCAACGGCTTATAAGTTCGGAAGTTGCGCCTATTATTGCTCGAGCGCAAGGGAGAGGGAAAGTTGATCGATCAATCCGGACGGAGGTCATGCAGTTGATGGATATGATTGATGAGGCGAAAATTGAGGATCCCGAGGTTGAGCAGAGTTATCGAAAGGCGGTGCAGGAGTTGAATACGGTTTttttggaggtggaggatttTGGGGAGAGGAATCCGCAGGATGCGGTGGGGTTGTTGATGAATTGGTTGGCGTCGGGGGTGGATGAGAGGTTTGTGGAGTTGTTGAATGGGAGGGAGCAGTGTAcgttggtgttgatggcgTATTTTGCGGTGCTGTTTCATGTTAAGGAGACTTCGTGGTTTATGAGGGGGTGGCCGAAGTGGACTTTGGAGTGTGTGGAGAGTCAATTGGACCAGGATCTTTGGAAGTGGATTGAGTGGCCGCGGAAGATGATTCGTGGTGGCTCGGGTGCGATGGATGCTGTGACATGA
- a CDS encoding uncharacterized protein (antiSMASH:Cluster_3) has translation MNAFSTDSAKWHAVRTKDPRADGQFVYCVKTTKIYCRPICKARLARHSNVQFFDTGSEAVAAGYRACKRCRPELEVFVPIADQAIERIRKNLESLSEDVAVPSLESLAQEAGLTKYHFHRSFKKATGFTPREYVGLLRRERTAGSMAVTPGAMCVPDLITGTTASPLSLTDDFDVEPSHSFKLEDLFNFDDLVVPEVHCGPQASMAMMRRHLGGGGM, from the coding sequence ATGAATGCCTTCTCTACAGACTCCGCCAAATGGCACGCCGTCCGCACGAAAGATCCCAGAGCCGATGGCCAATTTGTCTACTGCGTGAAAACAACCAAGATCTACTGCCGACCGATTTGCAAAGCCCGTCTTGCTCGGCACTCGAATGTCCAGTTCTTTGACACAGGTTCAGAAGCTGTCGCAGCAGGCTACAGAGCATGCAAGAGATGCCGACCGGAGCTGGAGGTCTTCGTGCCGATAGCAGATCAGGCTATTGAACGGATTCGCAAGAATCTCGAGAGCTTATCAGAAGACGTCGCTGTACCTTCTTTAGAATCTCTGGCCCAGGAAGCTGGATTGACGAAATACCACTTCCATCGAAGTTTCAAGAAGGCCACGGGTTTCACGCCGAGGGAGTATGTTGGATTGCTGAGGCGAGAACGCACAGCAGGGTCAATGGCTGTCACTCCTGGAGCGATGTGTGTTCCAGATCTCATCACTGGGACGACGGCGAGTCCGTTATCGTTGACAGATGACTTTGATGTCGAACCTTCGCATTCTTTCAAATTGGAGGATCTGTTCAACTTCGATGATCTAGTTGTTCCAGAGGTGCATTGCGGTCCGCAGGCCtcaatggcgatgatgagaaggcaTCTCGGAGGTGGAGGCATGTAG